One window of Camelina sativa cultivar DH55 chromosome 4, Cs, whole genome shotgun sequence genomic DNA carries:
- the LOC104783545 gene encoding F-box protein At2g16450-like, with protein sequence MNSSSPISINDDLILDIISRLPSESIARFRCLSKQWASMLNTSPYFKELFQTRSSAKPHLIFAIVEKGVWSFFSLPQLENPYEQSNLVAAADFHVKFSHDDLQTNHSDDIRNFSYSYASGLFFLHGCGGQDRALTSNPITGRYAILPYTYKNLLCCYGFDPIDKQYKALRMASPFDHETLTIGDGDMKWRKVKCSLPHAIMSEGICINGVLYYIGYTASTWIIVCFDLRSEKFTFIGVESLGKLINYKGKLALIHMGNEYAATKELHMWVLDDIEKNEWRM encoded by the exons ATGAATTCATCATCTCCCATATCGATTAATGATGATCTCATCTTGGACATCATATCGAGATTGCCTTCAGAGTCTATCGCAAGGTTTCGTTGCCTGTCTAAGCAATGGGCATCAATGCTTAATACTAGTCCATATTTCAAGGAGTTGTTCCAGACCAGATCCTCGGCTAAGCCCCACCTCATTTTTGCCATAGTAGAAAAAGGTGTGTGGAGCTTCTTCTCGTTACCTCAGCTTGAGAATCCATATGAGCAATCGAATCTTGTAGCAGCTGCCGATTTTCATGTGAAGTTCTCTCATGACGATCTACAGACCAATCATAGTGATGACATAAGAAATTTTTCATATAGCTACGCTTCTGGCTTGTTCTTTTTGCATGGTTGTGGAGGCCAGGATAGAGCTCTGACTAGTAACCCCATCACAGGACGGTATGCGATCTTACCTTATACTTACAAAAATCTGCTTTGCTGTTACGGGTTTGACCCGATTGACAAGCAATACAAGGCATTGCGGATGGCTTCTCCATTTGATCATGAAACTCTTACAATTGGAGATGGAGATATGAAGTGGAGAAAGGTAAAATGTTCCTTGCCACATGCGATTATGAGTGaagggatatgcatcaatggggttttgtattacATCGGTTACACGGCGTCTACATGGATAATAGTTTGCTTTGATCTTAGATCTGAGAAATTCACCTTTATTGGCGTAGAATCGTTGGGTAAATTGATAAACTACAAGGGAAAATTAGCTCTGATTCATATGGGGAATGAATATGCTGCCACTAAGGAGTTGCATATGTGGGTTCTAGATGATATTGAGAAAAACGAATG GAGAATGTGA